Proteins from one Cellulosilyticum lentocellum DSM 5427 genomic window:
- a CDS encoding carbonic anhydrase, which yields MKKFAVTFTLLIMVTFAGCSNNSTAVQSQTVETTVKTSDEALALLKAGNERFYENESRQVNINAERRETLTKGQDPYAVIVGCSDSRVTPTHLFNAGLGELFEIRTAGNVLDDTTLGSIEYGAEHLETPLIVVLGHENCGAVTATYDAVVKKQEVEGHIADIVKRITPSITETNASSVEDAIYQNIKDVEEQIKEDAVIKELIEEGKVKVIGAYYNLNGKVTFLD from the coding sequence ATGAAAAAGTTTGCAGTGACATTTACGTTATTAATAATGGTAACCTTCGCAGGATGCTCAAATAATAGTACAGCCGTTCAAAGTCAAACAGTTGAAACTACAGTTAAGACATCAGATGAAGCGCTAGCTTTATTAAAAGCAGGTAACGAAAGATTTTATGAAAATGAATCTAGGCAAGTGAATATTAATGCAGAAAGAAGAGAAACTTTAACTAAGGGACAGGACCCTTATGCCGTAATCGTGGGATGTTCAGATTCTAGAGTAACACCTACTCATTTATTTAATGCAGGTTTAGGTGAACTTTTTGAAATTCGTACAGCTGGTAATGTGTTAGATGATACGACTTTAGGGTCTATAGAGTATGGCGCCGAACATTTAGAGACACCATTGATAGTAGTATTAGGGCATGAAAACTGTGGAGCGGTAACAGCAACCTACGATGCTGTTGTTAAAAAGCAAGAGGTAGAAGGACATATAGCAGATATTGTTAAGAGGATTACACCTAGTATCACAGAAACAAATGCCTCTTCTGTAGAGGATGCTATTTATCAAAACATAAAGGATGTAGAAGAACAGATTAAAGAAGATGCAGTAATTAAAGAGCTAATAGAAGAAGGTAAAGTCAAAGTAATAGGTGCCTATTATAACTTAAATGGAAAAGTAACCTTCTTAGATTAA
- a CDS encoding peptidylprolyl isomerase codes for MATLKIKGYGTVTLELYPDLAPNTVNNFITLANSGFYDGLIFHRVIEDFMIQGGDPNGNGTGGPGYSIAGEFSSNGFTTNTLSHTKGVISMARAMNPDSAGSQFFIMSSDGTYLDGQYAAFGKVISGLDIIEKIQLVDTNNQDKPLKDIVIESIRVSLGALKVTTPIKIEDK; via the coding sequence ATTGCCACCTTAAAAATTAAAGGTTATGGTACTGTTACTCTAGAGCTTTACCCTGACTTAGCACCTAATACAGTTAATAATTTTATTACCTTAGCTAATAGTGGCTTCTATGATGGACTGATCTTCCACCGTGTCATTGAAGATTTTATGATCCAAGGAGGAGATCCTAATGGTAATGGTACTGGTGGACCTGGTTATAGTATTGCTGGTGAGTTTTCTTCTAATGGTTTTACCACTAATACCCTTTCTCATACAAAAGGTGTCATTTCTATGGCCAGAGCAATGAATCCTGATTCAGCAGGTAGCCAATTCTTCATTATGTCTTCTGATGGTACCTATTTAGATGGCCAATATGCCGCTTTTGGAAAGGTCATTTCTGGCCTTGATATTATTGAAAAAATTCAACTCGTAGATACCAATAATCAAGATAAACCTCTTAAAGATATTGTCATTGAAAGTATACGTGTAAGCCTGGGTGCTCTTAAGGTTACAACACCTATTAAAATTGAAGACAAATAA
- a CDS encoding cysteine-rich small domain-containing protein, which produces MENYKFMQNKACEYFPCHKLKNEKEFNCLFCYCPLYTLKDQCGGHYVYLENGIKSCQACTKPHDKDAYEHVMKKMKDLMEMGKRTHNEIGK; this is translated from the coding sequence ATGGAAAACTATAAATTTATGCAGAATAAAGCATGCGAGTATTTCCCTTGTCATAAGCTTAAGAATGAGAAGGAATTTAACTGTTTATTTTGCTATTGTCCACTTTATACATTGAAGGATCAGTGTGGTGGTCATTATGTGTATTTAGAAAATGGGATTAAGAGTTGTCAGGCTTGTACGAAACCTCATGATAAGGATGCTTATGAGCATGTGATGAAAAAGATGAAGGATCTTATGGAAATGGGTAAGAGAACTCATAATGAGATAGGAAAATAG
- the cobD gene encoding threonine-phosphate decarboxylase CobD, protein MINLGHGANSAEMAALYGKKQEELIDFSSNINPFMSEHLVNSVQSALKSCQNYPDIHYTKLRQVLSQYLSCEMKQIIPGNGATEIMYLLMKTLGESSRQKEEPFRLGIINPTFSEYERSAKLNGLEIVPFQLKASTEFDLEVEKLKARLHQIDGLFICNPNNPTGNSYSLASIAKQMEEMQKLLIVDETFMEFVEEEAKYSLIPLVQCNNQLIIIKAVTKFFGLPGLRLGYGVTSNKALLRGMYHFKEPWTVNGFAEYLTPVLLEDKVFQKKTKAYFKEERNHLLEALRTLPNIKVYATTTNYILIELKTMTSQELKEQMIIKYNILIRDASNFKGLNKHFIRVAIKGKADNDKLLKAMWEIVG, encoded by the coding sequence ATGATTAATCTAGGACATGGGGCAAATAGTGCTGAAATGGCAGCACTTTATGGGAAGAAACAAGAGGAACTTATAGATTTTAGCTCAAATATCAATCCTTTTATGAGTGAGCACTTGGTCAATTCAGTACAAAGTGCCTTAAAAAGTTGCCAAAACTATCCGGATATTCATTATACTAAGCTTAGACAAGTACTTAGTCAGTATCTAAGCTGTGAGATGAAGCAGATTATACCTGGAAATGGTGCTACGGAAATCATGTACTTACTAATGAAAACGCTAGGGGAGAGTAGTAGGCAAAAGGAGGAGCCTTTTAGATTAGGTATTATAAATCCTACCTTTTCTGAATATGAAAGAAGTGCCAAGCTAAATGGTTTAGAAATTGTGCCTTTTCAGTTAAAAGCATCTACAGAGTTTGATCTAGAAGTAGAAAAGCTTAAAGCAAGGCTTCATCAAATAGATGGCTTATTTATTTGTAATCCTAATAATCCAACAGGGAACAGCTATAGCTTAGCTTCTATTGCTAAACAAATGGAAGAAATGCAAAAGCTACTCATTGTAGATGAAACCTTTATGGAGTTCGTAGAAGAGGAAGCAAAATATAGCTTAATACCATTAGTACAGTGTAATAATCAGCTCATTATTATTAAAGCTGTTACTAAGTTTTTTGGGCTACCTGGCTTAAGATTAGGCTATGGAGTAACAAGCAATAAAGCTTTATTAAGAGGAATGTATCATTTTAAAGAGCCATGGACGGTTAATGGTTTTGCTGAATACTTAACCCCAGTTTTATTAGAGGATAAAGTTTTTCAAAAGAAGACAAAAGCCTATTTCAAGGAAGAACGTAATCATCTATTAGAAGCTTTAAGGACGCTCCCTAATATAAAGGTTTATGCTACAACTACTAATTATATATTAATAGAACTTAAGACGATGACAAGTCAAGAATTAAAAGAACAGATGATCATAAAGTATAATATTCTTATCAGAGATGCTTCTAACTTTAAAGGGCTAAATAAGCATTTTATTAGGGTAGCCATTAAAGGCAAGGCAGATAATGACAAACTATTAAAGGCTATGTGGGAAATTGTAGGATAA
- the cbiB gene encoding adenosylcobinamide-phosphate synthase CbiB translates to MMMLGCLITAYVLDLIFGDPYSFPHPIRYIGRLIKWSEKQIRKIAKSPRGLKVGGFVLWGITVGTTVTVVYLVLVLAKVHWLLYFVVNSILLYTTLATKCLGDEANKIRKVLETDTLEKARVQLSYIVGRDTSKLSEKEIIRATVETVAENTVDGIIAPLFYAFIGGAPLAFAYKAINTLDSTVGYKNEKYKDLGFASAKIDDIANYVPARLTAVLMSLASVLLHFDAKNCLKIAIRDRKNHKSPNCAYPEGAAAGALGVQLGGTNVYFGEVVVKPTIGDATRELVIADITRGNQLMYMTSVVGVLIFTGLWLICFLY, encoded by the coding sequence ATGATGATGCTAGGGTGTTTAATCACGGCTTATGTATTGGATTTGATCTTCGGAGATCCTTACAGCTTTCCTCATCCTATAAGATATATAGGCCGCCTTATTAAATGGAGTGAAAAGCAAATAAGAAAAATAGCAAAGTCACCTAGGGGTTTAAAGGTAGGAGGCTTTGTTTTATGGGGTATAACTGTAGGCACAACAGTTACAGTAGTTTATTTGGTACTGGTATTAGCTAAAGTGCATTGGTTGCTTTATTTTGTTGTAAATAGTATCTTACTATATACGACTTTAGCAACTAAGTGCCTAGGGGATGAAGCTAATAAAATTAGAAAAGTATTGGAGACAGATACGCTAGAAAAAGCTAGAGTACAGCTTTCTTATATAGTAGGAAGAGATACTTCCAAACTGAGTGAAAAGGAAATCATTCGTGCCACTGTGGAGACAGTAGCAGAAAATACTGTAGATGGTATTATCGCACCCTTATTTTATGCCTTTATTGGAGGAGCACCTTTAGCTTTTGCGTATAAGGCTATTAATACCTTAGATTCTACAGTAGGTTATAAAAATGAAAAGTATAAAGACTTAGGTTTTGCTTCTGCTAAAATAGATGACATAGCTAATTACGTGCCAGCAAGGTTAACAGCTGTTTTAATGAGTTTAGCAAGCGTCCTTTTACACTTTGATGCTAAAAACTGTTTAAAAATTGCTATTCGTGATAGAAAGAATCACAAAAGTCCTAACTGTGCTTATCCAGAGGGTGCTGCAGCAGGGGCTTTAGGTGTGCAATTAGGTGGGACTAACGTTTATTTTGGTGAAGTAGTCGTGAAACCAACCATAGGAGATGCTACAAGAGAACTAGTGATCGCAGATATTACAAGAGGAAATCAGCTGATGTATATGACATCGGTTGTTGGAGTACTCATTTTCACTGGTCTATGGCTTATTTGCTTTTTGTATTAA
- a CDS encoding cobyrinate a,c-diamide synthase gives MKKLLIAGTASGVGKTTLSLGIMRALQARGLQVQPYKVGPDYIDTAYHTKVTGRASRNLDLYMLEEEQVKYLFNRSMQDADVAVVEGVMGLYDGKGSSITECSSASVAKLLKLPVILVIDARAMAASSAAMVLGYKNIDPEVNIVGVIANGIKTESHFNLVKASIEKYCHIPAIGYLPPEDHFNLPSRHLGLVPSEELEALEERMELLAKAVETSIDLDLLLELIEGEEITSTFQPLIKRDHKIQTIAVAYDEAFHFYYQDNLQLLEDLGIKLIYFSPLADTSLPVCDLIYIGGGFPEVFAADLEANQTMRRELKTAHENNIPIYAECGGLMYLGERLIDHEGKSYEMVGVFEGESRMTKGLKRFGYCFGTAEEDTLLSAKGQTLKGHEFHHSEFYTNEKAVYRMQKDNKGEAWVGGYTKGNTLATYLHLHFYSHLEAVERLLSAGGKV, from the coding sequence ATGAAAAAATTATTGATTGCAGGAACAGCGAGTGGTGTTGGGAAAACGACTCTTTCTTTAGGAATTATGAGGGCTTTGCAAGCAAGGGGCCTTCAAGTTCAACCTTATAAAGTAGGCCCAGATTATATTGATACAGCTTACCATACGAAGGTAACAGGAAGAGCTTCTAGAAATTTGGACCTTTATATGCTAGAAGAGGAACAAGTCAAGTATCTATTTAATAGAAGTATGCAGGACGCGGATGTTGCTGTAGTAGAGGGAGTAATGGGCTTATACGATGGTAAAGGCAGTTCTATTACTGAATGTAGCAGCGCATCAGTTGCTAAGCTGCTGAAATTACCAGTGATTTTAGTGATTGATGCAAGAGCTATGGCAGCGTCTAGTGCAGCTATGGTGTTAGGTTACAAAAACATCGATCCAGAAGTGAATATAGTAGGGGTGATAGCGAATGGTATCAAAACAGAAAGTCACTTTAACTTGGTCAAAGCCTCTATTGAAAAGTACTGTCACATACCAGCTATTGGTTATTTACCTCCAGAAGACCATTTTAACTTACCTTCTAGACACTTAGGACTTGTGCCTAGTGAAGAGTTAGAAGCTTTAGAGGAAAGAATGGAGCTTTTAGCCAAAGCAGTAGAGACGTCTATTGATTTAGATTTACTTTTGGAACTTATAGAAGGTGAAGAAATCACTAGTACATTTCAGCCTCTTATTAAACGAGATCATAAGATCCAAACAATAGCAGTAGCTTATGATGAAGCTTTTCATTTTTATTATCAAGATAATTTACAGTTATTAGAGGATTTAGGGATAAAGCTTATTTATTTTAGTCCTTTAGCAGATACCAGTTTACCTGTGTGTGATTTGATTTATATCGGTGGTGGTTTTCCAGAGGTCTTTGCAGCAGACTTAGAAGCTAATCAGACAATGAGGAGGGAACTTAAAACAGCTCATGAAAATAACATTCCTATTTATGCAGAGTGTGGTGGACTCATGTATTTAGGAGAACGCCTGATAGATCATGAAGGGAAAAGCTATGAAATGGTAGGCGTTTTTGAAGGGGAAAGCCGTATGACTAAGGGATTAAAGCGTTTTGGCTATTGCTTTGGAACTGCCGAGGAAGATACCTTGCTTTCTGCAAAAGGACAGACATTAAAAGGACATGAGTTTCATCATTCAGAGTTTTACACCAATGAAAAAGCAGTTTATAGAATGCAAAAAGACAATAAAGGTGAAGCTTGGGTAGGAGGCTATACAAAAGGTAATACACTAGCCACTTATTTACATTTACACTTTTATAGCCATTTAGAAGCTGTAGAAAGATTGTTAAGTGCAGGAGGAAAAGTCTAA
- a CDS encoding cobyric acid synthase — MGKSIMFQGTASNVGKSLLTAGFCRVFKQDGLRVIPFKSQNMALNSFITEEGLEMGRAQVFQAEAAGIKPSARMNPILLKPTSDQGSQVIINGKVYGNMTAREYHEFKPQLAEMIKRHYESLSSEYDVVAIEGAGSPAEINLRDKDIVNMGMAEIADSPVILIADIDKGGVFASILGTIMLLTEEERARVKGVIINKFRGDRSILEPGIKMLEDLIKIPVLGVVPYTYLKVEDEDSLTSRFYQTVGKNNAIDIAIIHLPHISNFTDFNMLEIQEDVQLRYIRRGEKIGIPDLVILPGSKNTLADLAYLKESGLDIELHKLHAQGILIMGICGGYQILGEKIADPYGVEGHMKEAYGLGLLPIETTFEGEKVTTQVEGTICKNLPDVLSAVTSTKVKGYEIHMGVTKMAKEAKPLMTFTKRLGQTINELEGTCNEAGNVFGTYLHGIFDEASFTRNLLNAIRVKKGLEAVENSTVSFEAFKQGEYDKLAQVLREHVDMAAIYDILGVTKK, encoded by the coding sequence ATGGGAAAAAGTATTATGTTTCAGGGAACGGCCTCGAATGTAGGGAAAAGTTTATTAACTGCGGGGTTTTGTAGAGTATTTAAACAAGATGGCCTTAGGGTTATTCCTTTTAAATCTCAAAATATGGCGCTTAACTCGTTTATTACAGAAGAAGGCTTAGAAATGGGAAGAGCTCAGGTTTTTCAAGCAGAGGCGGCAGGGATTAAACCTAGTGCTAGGATGAATCCTATTTTACTCAAGCCTACAAGTGATCAGGGCTCACAGGTGATTATAAATGGGAAAGTATATGGCAATATGACAGCTAGAGAGTATCATGAATTCAAACCACAGTTAGCAGAAATGATTAAAAGACATTATGAGAGTTTAAGTAGTGAATATGACGTTGTGGCTATAGAAGGAGCAGGAAGTCCTGCGGAGATTAACTTAAGAGATAAAGATATTGTCAATATGGGTATGGCGGAAATAGCAGATTCACCGGTTATTTTAATTGCAGATATTGATAAGGGTGGGGTGTTTGCTTCTATTTTAGGAACCATTATGCTTTTAACAGAGGAAGAAAGAGCTAGAGTCAAAGGTGTGATCATTAATAAATTTAGAGGAGATCGTAGTATTTTAGAACCAGGCATCAAAATGCTAGAGGATTTAATTAAAATCCCTGTATTAGGTGTAGTGCCTTATACGTATTTAAAGGTAGAGGATGAAGATAGTTTAACAAGTCGTTTTTATCAAACTGTAGGCAAAAATAATGCCATTGATATTGCTATCATCCACCTGCCACATATCTCTAATTTTACAGACTTTAATATGTTAGAAATACAAGAGGATGTACAGCTAAGATATATAAGACGTGGTGAAAAAATCGGAATACCCGACTTAGTTATTTTGCCAGGAAGTAAAAATACTTTAGCAGATCTAGCCTATTTAAAAGAAAGCGGTTTAGATATAGAACTTCATAAACTTCATGCACAAGGCATTCTTATTATGGGCATATGTGGTGGTTATCAAATATTAGGCGAAAAAATAGCAGACCCTTATGGTGTAGAAGGTCATATGAAAGAAGCATATGGGCTTGGCTTACTTCCTATTGAGACGACTTTTGAAGGTGAGAAGGTAACGACTCAAGTAGAAGGAACTATTTGTAAAAACTTACCAGATGTGCTAAGTGCAGTGACATCTACTAAGGTAAAAGGCTATGAAATTCATATGGGTGTGACAAAAATGGCAAAGGAAGCAAAACCCTTAATGACTTTTACAAAGAGACTAGGCCAAACCATAAATGAATTAGAAGGGACTTGTAATGAAGCGGGTAATGTATTTGGCACATACTTACATGGTATCTTTGATGAAGCTAGTTTTACTAGAAACCTTTTAAATGCCATAAGAGTTAAGAAAGGATTAGAAGCAGTAGAAAATAGCACTGTTTCTTTTGAGGCTTTCAAACAAGGTGAATATGACAAGCTGGCACAAGTACTTAGAGAACATGTAGATATGGCAGCTATTTATGATATTTTAGGAGTAACAAAGAAATGA
- a CDS encoding ABC-2 transporter permease has product MNGTFLLIKKNWIYLITSIKSALVSSILFCLFMPMWSIGFGVVMPALIGYILTYSIMAYEERSKVELMTAAMPVSRKEMCTSRYIESLIYLIGGCVIAQIGLWFNFITQQHMMMEEILKMVPIMLAATFLIGAIYNSIILPVIFYFGTIKARYYLIFSYILIFVGANTISNMRLVDESIVVYINKLDGIMPILMMLIGVIIYYISYRISLNIWTKKDFK; this is encoded by the coding sequence ATGAATGGAACATTTTTACTCATTAAGAAAAACTGGATTTATCTCATCACTTCGATTAAATCAGCTTTAGTATCAAGTATCTTATTTTGCTTATTTATGCCAATGTGGAGTATTGGTTTTGGAGTTGTGATGCCTGCACTTATTGGCTATATTTTAACATACAGTATCATGGCGTATGAAGAGCGTAGTAAGGTAGAGCTCATGACAGCTGCCATGCCTGTCAGTAGAAAGGAAATGTGTACTTCAAGATATATAGAAAGTCTTATTTATCTTATAGGTGGTTGCGTGATTGCTCAAATAGGTTTATGGTTTAACTTTATCACTCAGCAGCACATGATGATGGAAGAAATACTTAAGATGGTACCTATAATGCTAGCTGCTACTTTCTTAATAGGAGCTATTTATAACAGTATTATCTTACCAGTTATTTTTTATTTTGGAACGATTAAAGCCAGATATTATTTAATATTTAGCTATATTCTCATATTTGTAGGTGCTAATACGATAAGTAACATGAGATTAGTAGATGAAAGTATAGTAGTATATATCAATAAACTGGATGGTATTATGCCGATACTAATGATGTTAATAGGTGTTATAATTTACTATATTTCGTATCGTATTAGCCTTAATATTTGGACGAAGAAAGATTTTAAATAG
- a CDS encoding ABC transporter ATP-binding protein codes for MEAVVFKDVKKQFDGFELNIPKLSIKKGYITGFIGENGSGKTTTIKLMLDMLIPDTGEVLIDGMRVSENAKAIKEKIGYVGEPTGYPQESKLKNIKRMVKPFYKDWDEELFNSYMERFGLKEDKKYGDLSTGQKKQFALIVALAHKPELIILDEPTAGLDPVVRSEMIDLLMEHMQNEEVTIFYSTHITSDLEKAGDYLVYIRNGRIEMQAPKDELLNNYCIVKGPKHLFDKEIQKELLGYKQTSLGGEALVRSRALAKELFGNEVKYVVPTIEDVMVLLSSKRGE; via the coding sequence ATGGAAGCAGTGGTTTTTAAAGATGTTAAAAAACAGTTTGATGGATTTGAATTAAATATTCCCAAGTTAAGTATTAAGAAAGGGTATATTACTGGTTTTATAGGTGAAAATGGGTCGGGTAAAACGACTACTATTAAACTAATGCTAGATATGCTTATTCCTGATACGGGCGAGGTTCTAATTGATGGGATGAGAGTGAGTGAAAATGCGAAAGCAATCAAAGAGAAAATAGGATATGTGGGAGAGCCAACTGGTTATCCTCAAGAATCTAAGCTTAAAAATATTAAACGCATGGTAAAGCCTTTTTATAAAGATTGGGATGAAGAGCTTTTTAATAGCTATATGGAGCGCTTTGGATTAAAAGAAGATAAAAAGTATGGGGACTTATCTACAGGACAAAAAAAGCAATTTGCCCTTATTGTAGCTCTGGCGCATAAGCCGGAACTTATTATTTTAGATGAACCAACAGCTGGACTTGACCCAGTTGTAAGAAGTGAGATGATTGATTTATTAATGGAGCATATGCAAAACGAAGAAGTAACTATTTTTTATTCGACCCATATCACTTCAGATCTTGAAAAAGCAGGAGACTATCTAGTATATATCCGAAATGGCCGCATCGAAATGCAAGCCCCAAAAGATGAACTTTTAAACAATTACTGCATTGTTAAAGGGCCAAAGCATTTATTTGATAAGGAAATTCAAAAAGAGCTACTAGGCTATAAACAAACCAGCCTAGGTGGTGAAGCACTAGTGAGAAGTAGAGCATTAGCCAAGGAACTTTTTGGCAATGAAGTGAAATATGTAGTGCCAACTATTGAAGATGTTATGGTGCTCTTATCTAGCAAGAGGGGGGAATAG
- a CDS encoding GntR family transcriptional regulator, with product MDIIIVNDSAIPLYEQIISQIKEHILKGEIQQGTLLPSIRMMAKELKVSIITVKRAYEDLEAEGFVQTTPGKGTYVSLANKERLKEMQMSQLEEKLEAIVVAAKSIDMTLEELQERVAVIYEEV from the coding sequence GTGGATATTATTATTGTAAATGACAGTGCAATTCCACTTTATGAGCAGATTATTAGCCAGATTAAAGAACACATTTTAAAAGGTGAGATTCAGCAAGGGACTTTATTACCCTCTATTCGTATGATGGCAAAAGAATTAAAGGTAAGTATTATTACAGTAAAAAGGGCTTATGAGGATTTAGAGGCGGAAGGCTTTGTGCAAACTACACCAGGAAAGGGGACCTATGTTTCTTTAGCTAATAAGGAAAGGCTCAAGGAAATGCAAATGAGCCAATTAGAAGAAAAACTAGAAGCTATTGTAGTCGCAGCCAAAAGTATAGATATGACTTTAGAAGAACTTCAAGAACGCGTAGCCGTTATTTATGAGGAGGTATAG
- a CDS encoding C39 family peptidase, producing MNENPGNYLTKSPTYKRTTIKSKKKHKRKQLIQATRYIFFWLLILCVAALVKKTFFSFPTSSVPETILYSSESSDILADANYSDYPASLLELAEKKPETIAFVNNYANYLANLEDKSPISITKDYTPGEIPLFIQWDTRWGYEHYGDDFIAVNGCGPTALSMVAVGLTGNTELNPKAIADFSYEQGYLVEGRGSSWDLMTKGAETLGITSEELPLNDDVIISRLTNGNPIIASMRPGDFTTSGHFIVLTGIAPNGKIIVNDSDSLIRSNQTWDLDTLTKQIKNLWAFSS from the coding sequence ATGAACGAAAATCCTGGAAACTATCTTACCAAATCCCCCACTTATAAAAGGACTACTATAAAATCCAAGAAAAAACATAAAAGAAAACAGTTAATACAAGCTACTCGCTATATCTTTTTCTGGTTACTTATTTTATGTGTAGCTGCGTTAGTAAAGAAAACCTTCTTTTCTTTTCCTACTTCTTCAGTTCCTGAGACCATTCTCTATTCAAGTGAGAGCTCAGACATATTAGCAGATGCCAACTACTCAGATTATCCAGCTTCGCTTCTAGAACTTGCCGAAAAGAAACCTGAAACTATCGCTTTTGTAAACAACTATGCCAACTACCTAGCCAACCTTGAGGACAAATCTCCTATTTCTATCACGAAAGACTATACTCCTGGAGAAATCCCTTTATTTATTCAATGGGATACAAGATGGGGCTATGAACACTATGGAGATGATTTTATTGCCGTAAATGGTTGTGGTCCTACGGCTCTTTCTATGGTAGCTGTAGGTCTCACTGGAAATACCGAACTCAACCCAAAAGCCATAGCTGACTTTAGCTATGAACAAGGTTACTTGGTAGAAGGACGAGGCTCCAGTTGGGATCTCATGACAAAAGGAGCAGAGACTTTAGGTATTACCAGTGAAGAACTACCTTTAAATGACGATGTCATTATTAGTCGCCTTACTAATGGTAATCCTATTATTGCAAGTATGCGCCCCGGAGATTTTACCACTTCTGGACATTTTATTGTTTTAACAGGTATTGCTCCTAATGGAAAAATTATTGTTAATGATTCGGATAGCTTAATTAGGAGCAATCAAACTTGGGACCTAGATACACTTACTAAACAAATAAAGAACCTATGGGCATTTAGCTCATAG